The proteins below are encoded in one region of Corvus hawaiiensis isolate bCorHaw1 chromosome 3, bCorHaw1.pri.cur, whole genome shotgun sequence:
- the ASXL2 gene encoding putative Polycomb group protein ASXL2 isoform X2, translating into MREKGRRKKGRTWAEAARTVLEKYPNTPMSHKEILQVIQKEGLKEISGTSPLACLNAMLHTNSRGEEGIFYKVPGRMGVYTLKKDIPDGLKELSEGSEESSDGQSDSQSSEHSSSSSDGCATKDGKKSRWKRKVSSRLAPTASPQSGCPSPSIPGKGLSSSQKHSKKALKQALKQQQQKQQQQQHCRAGMAPGMGPGMALPSNQHVLLKAKAAAAPGKSGWEGKQADGHSSSPPNSTSSSSPSVKLENSLPGLGKKPFPRSDRLHARQLKRARCAEIDVETPDSILVNTNLRALINKHTFSVLPPECQQRLLLLLPDVDRQVGADGLMKLSSSALNNEFFTSAAQGWKERLSEGEFTPEMQLRIRQEIEKEKKVELWKEHFFESYYGQSSGLSPEESERLTAQPEAEPARPRSPPAPRREQGTSPSEPRAQPAQGAAARRGAGQEGTEDAQPKAAKPAEASPDRRAARAGDRSGPVRERVHGEALPQEPQSAASQKPEEQRNPRLGKEGPGKETPGAPSKPKSPEAAEGAAKVQSPAVALDMQDKKPLGSQAMEVSVEAHKRKSESREEAPASPEKKPRVAEPCQHHQAFRNQPFPGAGPAVPRVPPLKIPVSRISPMPFPAGQVSPRARVPFSLSSLGRTGARTLADIKARAQQAKAQRAAAAAAAASAGGAVPGPGPGGGRPPGRGGDGRDPGGTTQTATGANALELAGTGSGGGSRRFLPQGPGPRSQVESQAEPGAPRHPPGAQLQPGAPVVPRAPGPAAAPALGNGVGATPGSPHAGTGDQAGTAPPAPARGPPAARNGPSGASGTPGAPTASGGTGSDLAKSKAPSPLVSSLPPAGPGAQAGAVGAPVPPSSTSSVAPSLKSPPGGALPRVSSSIPANNPLVTQLLQGKSVPLEQILPKPLTKADVKTVPVAPQEEKGAAAPGAAGNGAEAGDRPSSLPPQQLGKICKNRPLPHIPRTFPLPSGKAPSPEQHQCHEALSKSTQEQILQTLIKKVQRQNLLPILQPSQLNLPHSGFPVENSSTSQRFMLGFTGRRTSKPAMSGHYLLNISTYGRGSESLRRGFSLNPEPRLGLSSPADGARAEFGECEEMGGQGSSSEEDADDESSGDEREHIGIKEEPWAAQGSGQGEKEQGSHGTGPADPGSLGTKAGKAEAAPAPPAAGPKENTPALDGPALARDLLQAAQEQMAHAMRGKGHGSTELFGPPAPSPDSAQPQPPLLPAPHPPKLPGSAGTQLLGPSYSGTINVSTSPDIGQGSLVTGLSECNQLASSMGNVMSFSVTVTTIPTGQAVNSGGHGQSLPVQPFAEDGGMEDPPSKCYCRLKAMIMCKGCGAFCHDDCIGPSKLCVSCLVVR; encoded by the exons TGTCGTCCCGCCTGGCCCCGACAGCCTCCCCGCAGTCCGGCTGCCCCTCCCCGTCCATCCCAGGCAAGggcctctcctcctcccagaAGCACAGCAAGAAGGCTCTCAAGCAG gccctgaagcagcagcagcagaagcagcagcagcagcagcactgccggGCGGGAATGGCCCCGGGAATGGGGCCGGGAATGGCGCTGCCCTCTAACCAGCACGTCCTGCTCAAGGCCAaggccgccgccgcgcccgggAAGTCGG GTTGGGAAGGGAAGCAGGCGGATGGACATTCCAGCAGCCCCCCAAACTCCACGTCCAGCTCCTCGCCCTCGGTGAAGCTCGAGAACTCCCTGCCCGGGCTGGGGAAGAAGCCGTTCCCGAGATCCGACAGGCTCCACGCAC GGCAGCTGAAGAGAGCCCGGTGCGCCGAGATCGACGTGGAGACGCCGGACTCGATCCTGGTGAACACCAACCTGCGGGCGCTGATCAACAAGCACACGTTCTCCGTGCTGCCCCCCGAGTGCCAGCAgcgcctgctgctgctgctgcccgaCGTCGACAGACAG GTGGGGGCCGATGGGCTGATGAAGCTCAGCAGCTCCGCGCTCAACAACGAGTTCTTCACctcggctgcccagggctggaaggagaggCTGTCGGAAG GAGAGTTTACCCCGGAAATGCAGCTCCGAATCCGGCAAGAAAtcgagaaggaaaagaaggtggAGCTGTGGAAGGAGCACTTCTTTGAGAGCTACTATGGGCAGAG TTCTGGGCTGAGCCCCGAGGAGTCGGAGCGGCTGACGGCACAGCCCGAGGCAgagcccgcccggccccgcagccccccggcccCACGCCGGGAGCAGGGCACGTCCCCGTCGGAGCCCAGAGCACAACCAGCGCAGGGGGCAGCGGCCAGGAGAGGAGCGGGACAGGAGGGCACAGAGGACGCGCAGCCCAAGGCGGCCAAGCCCGCCGAGGCCTCCCCGGACCGACGGGCGGCGAGAGCCGGCGACCGCTCCGGCCCCGTCAGAGAGAGAGTCCACGGAGAGGCCCTGCCCCAGGAACCCCAAAGTGCTGCCAGCCAgaagccagaggagcagaggaatcccaggctggggaaggaggggccAGGGAAGGAGACTCCGGGTGCCCCCAGCAAACCAAAGAGCCCCGAGGCAGCCGAAGGAGCGGCGAAGGTGCAAAGCCCTGCGGTGGCTCTGGACATGCAGGACAAGAAGCCCCTCGGTAGCCAGGCCATGGAGGTCAGTGTGGAGGCCCACAAGAGGAAGTcggagagcagggaggaggctcCAGCCAGCCCCGAGAAGAAGCCGCGTGTGGCGGAGCCCTGCCAGCACCACCAGGCCTTTCGGAACCAGCCCTTtcccggcgcggggccggccGTGCCGCGGGTGCCCCCGCTCAag ATTCCCGTGTCCAGAATCTCCCCGATGCCATTTCCTGCGGGCCAGGTCTCTCCCAGGGCACGTGTCCCCTTCTCCCTCAGCAGTCTGGGCAGGACAGGGGCCAGGACCTTGGCCGACATCAAGGCGAGAGCCCAGCAGGCCAAGGCTCAGAGggcagcagccgccgccgccgccgcctcggctgggggggctgtgccggggcctGGCCCGGGCGGGGGGAGACCCCCGGGCAGGGGGGGAGATGGGAGAGACCCCGGCGGAACCACCCAAACTGCAACTGGAGCAAACGCACTGGAACTGGCAGGAACTGGAAGCGGGGGAGGTTCGAGAAGGTTTCTTCCCCAGGGCCCAGGGCCCCGTTCCCAGGTGGAGAGCCAGGCGGAGCCGGGAGCTCCTCGCCATCCTCCTGGAGCACAACTACAGCCAGGGGCCCCCGTGGTGCCCCGAGCCCCCGGCCCTGCGGCAGCCCCGGCGCTAGGGAACGGTGTGGGGGCCACACCGGGGTCCCCACACGCCGGCACTGGGgaccaggcagggacagcccctcctgccccggcCCGGGGGCCTCCGGCGGCCAGGAATGGACCCAGCGGCGCCAGCGGAACCCCGGGAGCACCCACGGCCTCAGGAGGGACCGGCTCTGACCTTGCCAAAAGCAAAGCTCCTTCCCCTCTGGTGTCCTCCCTGCCACCCGCAGGCCCCggagcccaggctggagctgtgggcgcGCCCGTCCCACCCTCCAGCACCTCCTCAGTAGCACCCAGCCTTAAATCTCCTCCCGGTGGGGCCCTGCCCAGAGTGAGCTCCAGCATTCCTGCCAACAACCCTTTGGTCACCCAGCTGCTCCAAGGCAAGAGCGTCCCTCTGGAGCAGATCCTGCCCAAGCCGCTCACCAAAGCAGACGTGAAAACTGTCCCCGTGGCTCCTCAGGAAGAGAAGGGGGCAGCAGCTCCCGGTGCAGCGGGGAACGGTGCTGAGGCGGGGGACAGACCATCGAGTTTGCCCCCACAGCAGCTCGGGAAGATCTGCAAGAACAGGCCTCTGCCTCACATTCCAAGGACCTTCCCATTGCCCTCGGGAAAGGCCCCCAGTCCTGAGCAGCACCAGTGCCACGAGGCGCTGAGCAAATCGACCCAGGAGCAGATCCTGCAGACTCTCATCAAGAAGGTGCAGAGGCAGAACCTGCTGCCCATCCTTCAGCCCTCGCAGCTGAACCTCCCACACTCAGGTTTCCCAGTGGAAAACAGCTCCACCAGCCAGAGATTCATGCTGGGCTTCACGGGCAGGAGGACGTCCAAGCCCGCCATGTCTGGGCACTACCTGCTCAACATCTCCACCTACGGCCGCGGCTCGGAGAGTTTGAGGAGAGGCTTCTCCCTGAACCCCGAGCCCCgcctggggctgagcagccccgcCGACGGTGCCAGGGCAGAGTTTGGGGAGTGCGAGGAGATGGgtggccagggcagcagcagcgagGAGGACGCGGATGACGAGAGCTCCGGGGATGAACGGGAGCACATCGGCATCAAAGAGGAGCCATGGGCAGCGCAGGGGTctgggcagggggagaaggagcagggctCACACGGCACCGGCCCTGCGGACCCCGGCTCCCTGGGGACCAAGGCTGGCAAGGCCGAGGCAGCTCCGGCACCGCCGGCAGCCGGCCCTAAGGAGAACACGCCGGCGCTGGACGGCCCCGCGCTGGCCCGGGACCTGCTGCAGGCGGCGCAGGAGCAGATGGCCCACGCCATGAGGGGCAAGGGGCACGGCAGCACAGAGCTCTTCGGGCCCCCCGCCCCGTCCCCGGACTCGGCGCAGCCGCAGCCTCCGCTGCTCCCTGCCCCGCACCCCCCGAAGCTGCCTGGGAGTGCCGGGACGCAGCTCCTGGGGCCCAGCTACAGCGGCACAATAAACGTCTCCACCTCGCCCGACATAGGCCAGGGCTCACTCGTGACCGGGCTGTCTGAGTGCAACCAGTTGGCCAGCTCCATGGGCAACGTCATGTCCTTCTCCGTGACCGTCACCACCATTCCCACCGGCCAGGCTGTGAACTCCGGCGGCCACGGGCAGAGCCTCCCGGTGCAGCCGTTCGCCGAGGACGGCGGCATGGAGGATCCCCCTTCCAAATGTTACTGCAGGTTGAAAGCCATGATCATGTGCAAGGGCTGTGGTGCCTTCTGCCATGACGACTGCATCGGCCCCTCCAAGCTCTGTGTCTCCTGCCTCGTCGTGCGGTAA
- the ASXL2 gene encoding putative Polycomb group protein ASXL2 isoform X1, producing the protein MREKGRRKKGRTWAEAARTVLEKYPNTPMSHKEILQVIQKEGLKEIRSGTSPLACLNAMLHTNSRGEEGIFYKVPGRMGVYTLKKDIPDGLKELSEGSEESSDGQSDSQSSEHSSSSSDGCATKDGKKSRWKRKVSSRLAPTASPQSGCPSPSIPGKGLSSSQKHSKKALKQALKQQQQKQQQQQHCRAGMAPGMGPGMALPSNQHVLLKAKAAAAPGKSGWEGKQADGHSSSPPNSTSSSSPSVKLENSLPGLGKKPFPRSDRLHARQLKRARCAEIDVETPDSILVNTNLRALINKHTFSVLPPECQQRLLLLLPDVDRQVGADGLMKLSSSALNNEFFTSAAQGWKERLSEGEFTPEMQLRIRQEIEKEKKVELWKEHFFESYYGQSSGLSPEESERLTAQPEAEPARPRSPPAPRREQGTSPSEPRAQPAQGAAARRGAGQEGTEDAQPKAAKPAEASPDRRAARAGDRSGPVRERVHGEALPQEPQSAASQKPEEQRNPRLGKEGPGKETPGAPSKPKSPEAAEGAAKVQSPAVALDMQDKKPLGSQAMEVSVEAHKRKSESREEAPASPEKKPRVAEPCQHHQAFRNQPFPGAGPAVPRVPPLKIPVSRISPMPFPAGQVSPRARVPFSLSSLGRTGARTLADIKARAQQAKAQRAAAAAAAASAGGAVPGPGPGGGRPPGRGGDGRDPGGTTQTATGANALELAGTGSGGGSRRFLPQGPGPRSQVESQAEPGAPRHPPGAQLQPGAPVVPRAPGPAAAPALGNGVGATPGSPHAGTGDQAGTAPPAPARGPPAARNGPSGASGTPGAPTASGGTGSDLAKSKAPSPLVSSLPPAGPGAQAGAVGAPVPPSSTSSVAPSLKSPPGGALPRVSSSIPANNPLVTQLLQGKSVPLEQILPKPLTKADVKTVPVAPQEEKGAAAPGAAGNGAEAGDRPSSLPPQQLGKICKNRPLPHIPRTFPLPSGKAPSPEQHQCHEALSKSTQEQILQTLIKKVQRQNLLPILQPSQLNLPHSGFPVENSSTSQRFMLGFTGRRTSKPAMSGHYLLNISTYGRGSESLRRGFSLNPEPRLGLSSPADGARAEFGECEEMGGQGSSSEEDADDESSGDEREHIGIKEEPWAAQGSGQGEKEQGSHGTGPADPGSLGTKAGKAEAAPAPPAAGPKENTPALDGPALARDLLQAAQEQMAHAMRGKGHGSTELFGPPAPSPDSAQPQPPLLPAPHPPKLPGSAGTQLLGPSYSGTINVSTSPDIGQGSLVTGLSECNQLASSMGNVMSFSVTVTTIPTGQAVNSGGHGQSLPVQPFAEDGGMEDPPSKCYCRLKAMIMCKGCGAFCHDDCIGPSKLCVSCLVVR; encoded by the exons TGTCGTCCCGCCTGGCCCCGACAGCCTCCCCGCAGTCCGGCTGCCCCTCCCCGTCCATCCCAGGCAAGggcctctcctcctcccagaAGCACAGCAAGAAGGCTCTCAAGCAG gccctgaagcagcagcagcagaagcagcagcagcagcagcactgccggGCGGGAATGGCCCCGGGAATGGGGCCGGGAATGGCGCTGCCCTCTAACCAGCACGTCCTGCTCAAGGCCAaggccgccgccgcgcccgggAAGTCGG GTTGGGAAGGGAAGCAGGCGGATGGACATTCCAGCAGCCCCCCAAACTCCACGTCCAGCTCCTCGCCCTCGGTGAAGCTCGAGAACTCCCTGCCCGGGCTGGGGAAGAAGCCGTTCCCGAGATCCGACAGGCTCCACGCAC GGCAGCTGAAGAGAGCCCGGTGCGCCGAGATCGACGTGGAGACGCCGGACTCGATCCTGGTGAACACCAACCTGCGGGCGCTGATCAACAAGCACACGTTCTCCGTGCTGCCCCCCGAGTGCCAGCAgcgcctgctgctgctgctgcccgaCGTCGACAGACAG GTGGGGGCCGATGGGCTGATGAAGCTCAGCAGCTCCGCGCTCAACAACGAGTTCTTCACctcggctgcccagggctggaaggagaggCTGTCGGAAG GAGAGTTTACCCCGGAAATGCAGCTCCGAATCCGGCAAGAAAtcgagaaggaaaagaaggtggAGCTGTGGAAGGAGCACTTCTTTGAGAGCTACTATGGGCAGAG TTCTGGGCTGAGCCCCGAGGAGTCGGAGCGGCTGACGGCACAGCCCGAGGCAgagcccgcccggccccgcagccccccggcccCACGCCGGGAGCAGGGCACGTCCCCGTCGGAGCCCAGAGCACAACCAGCGCAGGGGGCAGCGGCCAGGAGAGGAGCGGGACAGGAGGGCACAGAGGACGCGCAGCCCAAGGCGGCCAAGCCCGCCGAGGCCTCCCCGGACCGACGGGCGGCGAGAGCCGGCGACCGCTCCGGCCCCGTCAGAGAGAGAGTCCACGGAGAGGCCCTGCCCCAGGAACCCCAAAGTGCTGCCAGCCAgaagccagaggagcagaggaatcccaggctggggaaggaggggccAGGGAAGGAGACTCCGGGTGCCCCCAGCAAACCAAAGAGCCCCGAGGCAGCCGAAGGAGCGGCGAAGGTGCAAAGCCCTGCGGTGGCTCTGGACATGCAGGACAAGAAGCCCCTCGGTAGCCAGGCCATGGAGGTCAGTGTGGAGGCCCACAAGAGGAAGTcggagagcagggaggaggctcCAGCCAGCCCCGAGAAGAAGCCGCGTGTGGCGGAGCCCTGCCAGCACCACCAGGCCTTTCGGAACCAGCCCTTtcccggcgcggggccggccGTGCCGCGGGTGCCCCCGCTCAag ATTCCCGTGTCCAGAATCTCCCCGATGCCATTTCCTGCGGGCCAGGTCTCTCCCAGGGCACGTGTCCCCTTCTCCCTCAGCAGTCTGGGCAGGACAGGGGCCAGGACCTTGGCCGACATCAAGGCGAGAGCCCAGCAGGCCAAGGCTCAGAGggcagcagccgccgccgccgccgcctcggctgggggggctgtgccggggcctGGCCCGGGCGGGGGGAGACCCCCGGGCAGGGGGGGAGATGGGAGAGACCCCGGCGGAACCACCCAAACTGCAACTGGAGCAAACGCACTGGAACTGGCAGGAACTGGAAGCGGGGGAGGTTCGAGAAGGTTTCTTCCCCAGGGCCCAGGGCCCCGTTCCCAGGTGGAGAGCCAGGCGGAGCCGGGAGCTCCTCGCCATCCTCCTGGAGCACAACTACAGCCAGGGGCCCCCGTGGTGCCCCGAGCCCCCGGCCCTGCGGCAGCCCCGGCGCTAGGGAACGGTGTGGGGGCCACACCGGGGTCCCCACACGCCGGCACTGGGgaccaggcagggacagcccctcctgccccggcCCGGGGGCCTCCGGCGGCCAGGAATGGACCCAGCGGCGCCAGCGGAACCCCGGGAGCACCCACGGCCTCAGGAGGGACCGGCTCTGACCTTGCCAAAAGCAAAGCTCCTTCCCCTCTGGTGTCCTCCCTGCCACCCGCAGGCCCCggagcccaggctggagctgtgggcgcGCCCGTCCCACCCTCCAGCACCTCCTCAGTAGCACCCAGCCTTAAATCTCCTCCCGGTGGGGCCCTGCCCAGAGTGAGCTCCAGCATTCCTGCCAACAACCCTTTGGTCACCCAGCTGCTCCAAGGCAAGAGCGTCCCTCTGGAGCAGATCCTGCCCAAGCCGCTCACCAAAGCAGACGTGAAAACTGTCCCCGTGGCTCCTCAGGAAGAGAAGGGGGCAGCAGCTCCCGGTGCAGCGGGGAACGGTGCTGAGGCGGGGGACAGACCATCGAGTTTGCCCCCACAGCAGCTCGGGAAGATCTGCAAGAACAGGCCTCTGCCTCACATTCCAAGGACCTTCCCATTGCCCTCGGGAAAGGCCCCCAGTCCTGAGCAGCACCAGTGCCACGAGGCGCTGAGCAAATCGACCCAGGAGCAGATCCTGCAGACTCTCATCAAGAAGGTGCAGAGGCAGAACCTGCTGCCCATCCTTCAGCCCTCGCAGCTGAACCTCCCACACTCAGGTTTCCCAGTGGAAAACAGCTCCACCAGCCAGAGATTCATGCTGGGCTTCACGGGCAGGAGGACGTCCAAGCCCGCCATGTCTGGGCACTACCTGCTCAACATCTCCACCTACGGCCGCGGCTCGGAGAGTTTGAGGAGAGGCTTCTCCCTGAACCCCGAGCCCCgcctggggctgagcagccccgcCGACGGTGCCAGGGCAGAGTTTGGGGAGTGCGAGGAGATGGgtggccagggcagcagcagcgagGAGGACGCGGATGACGAGAGCTCCGGGGATGAACGGGAGCACATCGGCATCAAAGAGGAGCCATGGGCAGCGCAGGGGTctgggcagggggagaaggagcagggctCACACGGCACCGGCCCTGCGGACCCCGGCTCCCTGGGGACCAAGGCTGGCAAGGCCGAGGCAGCTCCGGCACCGCCGGCAGCCGGCCCTAAGGAGAACACGCCGGCGCTGGACGGCCCCGCGCTGGCCCGGGACCTGCTGCAGGCGGCGCAGGAGCAGATGGCCCACGCCATGAGGGGCAAGGGGCACGGCAGCACAGAGCTCTTCGGGCCCCCCGCCCCGTCCCCGGACTCGGCGCAGCCGCAGCCTCCGCTGCTCCCTGCCCCGCACCCCCCGAAGCTGCCTGGGAGTGCCGGGACGCAGCTCCTGGGGCCCAGCTACAGCGGCACAATAAACGTCTCCACCTCGCCCGACATAGGCCAGGGCTCACTCGTGACCGGGCTGTCTGAGTGCAACCAGTTGGCCAGCTCCATGGGCAACGTCATGTCCTTCTCCGTGACCGTCACCACCATTCCCACCGGCCAGGCTGTGAACTCCGGCGGCCACGGGCAGAGCCTCCCGGTGCAGCCGTTCGCCGAGGACGGCGGCATGGAGGATCCCCCTTCCAAATGTTACTGCAGGTTGAAAGCCATGATCATGTGCAAGGGCTGTGGTGCCTTCTGCCATGACGACTGCATCGGCCCCTCCAAGCTCTGTGTCTCCTGCCTCGTCGTGCGGTAA